Proteins from one Malaya genurostris strain Urasoe2022 chromosome 2, Malgen_1.1, whole genome shotgun sequence genomic window:
- the LOC131432050 gene encoding sialin — MTTGGKDWLSCRQVLNIMVIFGFMLNYALRVNFTIAIVVMCKTLKSVTNGDLGNATAEAFSGGSNITDQGGIPEEDKFEWDAYQQNLMLGSFFWGYVLTELPGGRLAEVVGGRRVFGYSMLFASVLTLIIPLAAYTHYIAVVILRAVLGFFLGASWPAIHPLTAVWIPPMDRSKFISNMMASSLGAAITMPICGFLIATVGWQSVFYFTGGISLLWSIIWFLVVFETPATHPRISAEERNEIESAIGAVGKTKKPTYVPWKSLFTSAPVWAIILTHGASVFGFFTVVNQLPTYMKYILGFNIKENGLLSSLPYFGKYAMAVMSSHLADYLRKSGTLSTTATRKIFTAFAVMTPGFLMIIQVYKGMNAQWAVSIFTLALFLNGAVTAGYLGNGLDIAPNFSGTIFGMANTLSSFGGFVSAYMVGVLTNENQTYGQWQIVFWILAVVYIVGSSAYVLMGSGELQPWNNPPERGVTNLEAEEGVPLNQQAQNNKIS; from the exons ATTGGTTATCATGTCGACAAGTACTGAACATTATGGTCATCTTCGGCTTTATGCTGAACTATGCCTTGCGGGTAAACTTTACGATAGCTATTGTAGTGATGTGCAAGACCTTGAAGAGTGTAACCAACGGTGACCTTGGTAATGCAACGGCGGAGGCTTTTTCCGGTGGTTCTAACATAACCGACCAGGGTGGGATCCCAGAAGAGGACAAATTCGAGTGGGATGCCTACCAACAGAACCTGATGCTCGGTAGTTTCTTCTGGGGTTACGTACTAACGGAACTGCCCGGTGGACGCTTGGCGGAAGTCGTCGGTGGACGACGCGTATTCGGATACAGCATGCTATTCGCCAGTGTATTGACATTGATAATTCCTCTGGCCGCGTATACGCATTACATTGCCGTTGTTATACTGCGAGCTGTTCTAGGCTTTTTCTTGGGAGCTTCCTGGCCGGCCATTCATCCGTTGACTGCAGTCTGGATTCCACCGATGGATCGGTCCAAATTCATCTCCAATATGATGGCTTCTTCGTTGGGAGCTGCCATTACGATGCCAATCTGCGGTTTCCTAATAGCAACTGTCGGTTGGCAATCGGTGTTCTACTTCACCGGCGGAATCAGCTTGCTATGGTCGATCATCTGGTTCCTGGTTGTATTCGAAACGCCAGCAACTCATCCACGAATCTCGGCAGAAGAgcgaaatgaaattgaaagtgCAATCGGTGCTGTAGGCAAGACAAAGAAACCTACCTATGTGCCGTGGAAATCGCTCTTTACCTCGGCTCCAGTGTGGGCCATCATCCTGACCCATGGTGCTTCAGTTTTTGGCTTTTTCACCGTTGTCAACCAGTTACCGACTTACATGAAGTACATCTTGGGCTTTAACATTAAAGAG AACGGGCTGCTGTCCTCGTTACCGTACTTTGGCAAATATGCCATGGCTGTTATGTCTTCCCACCTGGCCGATTATCTGCGTAAGAGCGGAACTTTGTCGACCACTGCAACTCGCAAGATCTTTACAGCTTTCG CGGTGATGACCCCCGGATTCTTGATGATCATTCAGGTTTACAAGGGTATGAATGCCCAGTGGGCTGTGTCAATCTTTACGCTAGCTCTGTTCCTGAACGGTGCCGTTACGGCTGGCTACCTTGGCAACGGTCTCGACATTGCACCGAATTTCTCCGGTACCATTTTCGGGATGGCAAACACTCTATCGTCGTTCGGAGGATTCGTGTCTGCTTACATGGTTGGCGTCTTGACTAATGAAAAT CAAACATATGGTCAGTGGCAGATTGTGTTCTGGATTTTAGCCGTTGTATACATCGTCGGTTCGTCGGCTTACGTTCTCATGGGTAGCGGTGAGTTGCAGCCCTGGAATAACCCACCGGAACGGGGTGTCACCAACCTAGAGGCAGAGGAAGGTGTACCACTGAATCAACAGGCGCAGAATAACAAAATCTCCTAG